From Candidatus Eremiobacteraceae bacterium, one genomic window encodes:
- the glp gene encoding gephyrin-like molybdotransferase Glp produces the protein MRRVSVRDALAAMAEFPLRTAARENIAVAAADGRVLAAAVHAVENVPPFTRSCVDGFAVIGADVARASETTPVILRVVGDVAMGKAAPGGLVRGSCMRIPTGGALPASADGVVMMEDAEDDGDVVKIRDGTDLEDHVTREGADVRAGDLLCEAGTIVSPAAIGMLATAGVDRVEVYRAPRVGVLITGDELVPLGAPLAPGQIHDSNRAALCAAITALGFEPQPYPRVADDRSAFDAAFAVALAENDAVVISGGSSVGERDYTPAVISAAGSPGVIVHGVRAKPGRPAVLAVIGDKPVIGLPGNPVSALVVFETLARPTLLRMFGISGEPLPWRATLRADIVVSTHLEHRIPVKLTRDANGLVATPLFGTSAHMHILGLADGLVVIPEGVGAFAAGSEVDVVPYTRRNR, from the coding sequence ATGCGGCGCGTGAGCGTCCGCGACGCGCTAGCCGCAATGGCCGAATTCCCGTTGCGTACGGCTGCGCGCGAAAACATCGCCGTGGCGGCGGCCGACGGGCGCGTCCTCGCCGCAGCCGTGCACGCCGTCGAAAATGTTCCGCCGTTCACTCGATCGTGCGTCGACGGATTTGCCGTTATCGGCGCCGACGTCGCCCGAGCGAGCGAGACGACGCCCGTCATATTGCGCGTCGTAGGCGACGTCGCCATGGGCAAAGCCGCACCGGGCGGCCTTGTGCGCGGGTCGTGCATGCGGATTCCCACCGGCGGCGCATTACCCGCAAGCGCAGACGGCGTCGTCATGATGGAAGATGCCGAGGACGACGGCGATGTTGTAAAGATCCGCGATGGCACCGATCTCGAGGACCATGTCACGCGCGAGGGCGCAGACGTGCGGGCCGGCGATCTGCTCTGCGAAGCGGGCACGATCGTGAGCCCCGCGGCGATCGGCATGCTCGCGACGGCTGGAGTCGATCGAGTCGAGGTGTATCGCGCGCCGCGCGTGGGCGTGCTGATCACGGGAGACGAACTCGTGCCGTTGGGCGCCCCTCTTGCGCCCGGCCAAATCCACGATAGCAACCGCGCGGCGCTGTGCGCCGCAATAACTGCGCTCGGCTTTGAGCCGCAGCCGTATCCACGCGTCGCCGACGATCGGTCGGCGTTTGATGCGGCATTCGCCGTCGCGCTCGCCGAGAACGATGCCGTCGTGATCTCGGGCGGTTCGAGCGTCGGCGAACGCGACTATACACCGGCCGTGATTTCGGCCGCCGGTTCGCCCGGTGTCATCGTGCACGGGGTTCGCGCGAAACCGGGCAGGCCTGCCGTTCTCGCGGTCATCGGCGATAAACCGGTTATCGGACTGCCCGGCAATCCCGTTTCAGCGTTGGTCGTTTTCGAGACGCTCGCCCGGCCGACGCTCTTGCGCATGTTCGGAATCAGCGGCGAACCGCTGCCGTGGCGCGCGACGCTGCGCGCGGATATCGTCGTCTCGACCCACCTCGAACACCGCATCCCTGTGAAGTTGACGCGCGATGCCAACGGCCTCGTCGCGACGCCGCTCTTCGGTACATCGGCGCACATGCACATCCTCGGTCTCGCCGACGGGCTCGTGGTGATTCCGGAGGGAGTGGGCGCATTTGCCGCAGGTTCGGAGGTCGACGTCGTACCATACACTCGCCGCAATCGATAG